In Synechococcus sp. CC9616, the following are encoded in one genomic region:
- a CDS encoding bestrophin family ion channel: MIRHEQRSLLIATAVCLVTLPVHDTIAAVLLPEDLLQVLGFLLAFFLGFRFSQAYNRWWEARVLWGALVNESRNWRDLLTTVLPRRSSFAIRQRLLQLEVLLVWCVNASLRTRDGQIGSLPSAVQGLAESLRIQDPSVQLVLQVMARHQRELVEQQQLNSIERADLIHVQQELTRAIGGLERIRSQPLPASSTFCIRALTWVYGYLVFLKMDALGLLSAAVVGWLAFLTLLMAERIGMFLENPFRDPRFALPLDRICQLITANLLGDDHPLAQHQRNHPGPVVT, encoded by the coding sequence ACACCATCGCGGCGGTGCTGTTGCCGGAAGACCTGCTCCAGGTTCTGGGATTTCTGCTCGCCTTCTTCCTCGGTTTCCGCTTCAGCCAGGCCTACAACCGCTGGTGGGAAGCCCGGGTGCTCTGGGGTGCGCTGGTGAATGAAAGCCGGAACTGGCGGGATCTGCTCACCACCGTGCTGCCGCGTCGATCGTCATTCGCGATCCGGCAGCGGCTGCTGCAGTTGGAGGTGTTGCTCGTCTGGTGTGTGAACGCCAGCTTGCGAACACGAGATGGACAGATCGGCTCCCTGCCTTCAGCGGTTCAGGGGCTAGCCGAATCCCTGCGCATTCAAGATCCATCAGTGCAGCTGGTGCTGCAGGTCATGGCCCGCCATCAAAGAGAGCTGGTCGAGCAACAACAGCTGAACAGCATCGAGCGTGCTGATCTGATCCACGTGCAGCAGGAGCTGACCCGTGCCATCGGTGGTCTTGAGCGCATTCGCAGTCAGCCTCTGCCGGCGTCGTCGACCTTCTGCATCAGAGCCCTGACCTGGGTTTATGGCTACCTCGTGTTCCTCAAGATGGATGCGCTGGGTCTGCTCAGCGCTGCCGTTGTGGGTTGGCTGGCATTCCTGACCTTGCTGATGGCCGAGCGGATCGGCATGTTTCTGGAAAACCCGTTCCGCGATCCAAGGTTTGCCCTGCCCCTTGATCGGATCTGTCAGCTGATCACAGCCAATCTGCTTGGCGATGATCATCCACTGGCACAGCATCAGAGGAACCATCCCGGTCCGGTGGTGACCTGA
- the hisB gene encoding imidazoleglycerol-phosphate dehydratase HisB: MRSGTVHRVTGETNVKVRLDLDGSGSCQASTGVPFLDHMLHQISSHGLLDLEIQAVGDTHIDDHHTNEDVGIAVGQALAQALGDRRGIHRFGHFVAPLDEALVQVALDCSGRPHLSYSLEIPSQKIGTYDTELVKEFFVAVVNNSGMTLHIRQLDGVNSHHIVEACFKAFSRALRMATEIDPRRSGAIPSSKGVLEQAGAN, translated from the coding sequence ATGCGCAGTGGAACCGTGCATCGGGTCACCGGTGAAACCAATGTGAAGGTGCGCCTCGATCTCGATGGCAGCGGGAGCTGCCAGGCCTCAACCGGAGTGCCGTTTCTCGATCACATGCTGCATCAGATCAGCAGTCACGGTCTGCTGGATCTGGAGATTCAGGCTGTTGGTGATACCCATATCGATGACCATCACACAAATGAGGATGTGGGCATTGCCGTTGGTCAGGCCCTGGCTCAGGCCCTGGGAGACCGTCGCGGCATTCATCGTTTCGGCCATTTCGTCGCGCCTTTGGATGAGGCCCTGGTGCAGGTGGCGCTCGATTGCTCCGGTCGACCGCATCTCAGCTACAGCCTGGAGATCCCATCCCAGAAGATCGGCACGTATGACACCGAGCTCGTGAAGGAGTTCTTCGTGGCCGTGGTGAACAACAGCGGCATGACCCTGCACATCCGTCAGCTGGATGGTGTGAATTCCCATCACATCGTGGAGGCCTGCTTCAAGGCTTTCTCGAGAGCTCTGAGGATGGCCACGGAGATTGATCCCAGGCGCTCCGGAGCGATTCCGAGCAGTAAAGGCGTGCTCGAGCAGGCCGGAGCGAACTGA
- a CDS encoding carotenoid oxygenase family protein: MTVTPVRAYNRSDWASAFVNVDQELTEVPLSAVRGTVPTELNGTFYRNGPGRLERNGHRVHHPFDGDGMIAAMRFENGSVTLSNRFVRTEGWLAEEKAGKVLYRGVFGSQKPGGRLANAFDLRLKNIANTNVVRLGDQLLALWEAAEPHALDPISLETHGLSRLDGVLKKGEAFSAHPRFDPGHHGSPRMVTFGVKTGPRSTIRLMEFATEGPEAGRLLHDRSDSFPGFAFLHDFAITPNWAVFLQNAISFNPIPFVTGEKGAAQCLASQPGGKGRFWLIPRDCGRFAGQKPRILEAPDGFVFHHLNAFEDGDHVVVESIVYDDFPSIGPDEDFVEVDFDKVPEGILHRCRLDLSRETVKSERISERTCEFAMVNPQRQGLSSRYAWMAVAERDTGNDPLQAIQKLDLSSGETQTWSAAPRGFVSEPLMVRRPGADSEDDGWVLDLIWNGSRDASDLVILNARDLSEVAVLELPLAVPHGLHGSWSDL; the protein is encoded by the coding sequence GTGACCGTCACTCCTGTTCGCGCCTACAACCGCAGCGACTGGGCCAGTGCCTTCGTCAACGTGGATCAGGAACTGACGGAGGTGCCTCTGTCAGCGGTTCGTGGAACGGTGCCAACCGAGCTCAATGGCACCTTTTATCGCAACGGGCCAGGGCGTCTGGAGCGTAATGGCCATCGTGTTCACCACCCCTTCGATGGGGACGGGATGATTGCGGCCATGCGTTTTGAGAACGGCAGCGTGACGCTGAGTAACCGTTTTGTGCGAACTGAAGGCTGGCTTGCGGAAGAGAAAGCCGGCAAGGTCCTCTACCGCGGTGTGTTTGGCAGTCAGAAGCCCGGCGGTCGACTGGCCAATGCCTTCGACCTGCGCTTGAAGAACATCGCCAACACCAATGTGGTGCGTCTTGGTGATCAGCTTCTGGCGCTCTGGGAGGCCGCTGAACCCCATGCGCTCGATCCGATCAGCCTGGAAACCCATGGTCTGTCCCGGCTTGATGGAGTCTTGAAAAAAGGTGAGGCCTTCAGTGCCCATCCCCGCTTCGATCCTGGCCATCACGGCAGTCCGCGCATGGTGACCTTCGGCGTCAAGACAGGGCCACGCAGCACGATTCGTCTGATGGAGTTCGCCACCGAGGGGCCGGAGGCCGGTCGTCTGTTGCATGACCGTTCCGACAGCTTCCCCGGCTTTGCCTTCCTGCACGACTTCGCCATCACCCCCAACTGGGCTGTATTCCTCCAGAACGCCATCTCTTTCAACCCGATTCCCTTCGTGACTGGTGAAAAAGGGGCTGCTCAATGCTTGGCTTCGCAGCCTGGCGGCAAGGGACGTTTCTGGTTGATTCCGCGAGATTGCGGACGTTTTGCAGGGCAGAAGCCCCGCATCCTTGAAGCCCCCGATGGCTTTGTCTTCCATCACCTCAATGCCTTTGAGGATGGCGATCACGTTGTCGTTGAGAGCATCGTTTACGACGACTTCCCGTCGATCGGCCCGGATGAGGATTTCGTTGAGGTGGACTTTGACAAGGTCCCCGAGGGCATCCTGCATCGCTGCCGTCTGGATCTCAGCCGCGAGACCGTGAAAAGCGAGCGCATCAGTGAGCGCACCTGCGAGTTCGCCATGGTGAATCCACAGCGACAGGGTCTCAGTTCTCGCTACGCCTGGATGGCGGTGGCGGAACGGGACACCGGTAATGATCCACTGCAGGCCATTCAGAAGCTGGATTTGAGTAGTGGTGAGACCCAGACCTGGAGTGCGGCTCCCCGCGGATTTGTCAGTGAACCTCTGATGGTGCGGCGGCCCGGTGCTGATTCAGAGGACGATGGCTGGGTGCTGGATTTGATTTGGAACGGTTCCCGTGATGCATCAGATCTGGTGATTCTCAATGCGAGGGATCTCTCTGAGGTGGCTGTGCTCGAGCTGCCTCTGGCGGTTCCCCATGGCCTTCACGGCAGCTGGTCAGATCTGTGA
- a CDS encoding SIMPL domain-containing protein (The SIMPL domain is named for its presence in mouse protein SIMPL (signalling molecule that associates with mouse pelle-like kinase). Bacterial member BP26, from Brucella, was shown to assemble into a channel-like structure, while YggE from E. coli has been associated with resistance to oxidative stress.) gives MFFQTSRSHRALALSVLTASVAAILLPAPAAVQADEPPCSGTVLQLSVAEQGTTSAVRFRFSLALMAEGSSEKAALQQLQERLRRLRLALEPLVVGTLSVPAPSTHQRGNQVDADRQHTASTGVSGEVKRSKYNALIEAVGGLPGVRLQGMTSQADASEAELVQQRLTVAALRRGTAEAEAMAAAIGVARVRLLRINRQDAMVRPRAIALETARSGFRPGEAPKPAQTLRLQLDYCLSDGLEGKGLVGVV, from the coding sequence TTGTTCTTTCAAACGTCTCGAAGCCATCGCGCCTTGGCGTTGTCTGTGCTGACAGCTTCAGTCGCTGCGATTCTCTTGCCTGCTCCTGCAGCGGTGCAGGCGGATGAGCCTCCTTGCAGCGGCACTGTGCTGCAGCTTTCGGTGGCGGAACAGGGCACAACATCAGCGGTCCGTTTTCGTTTCTCACTGGCTCTGATGGCTGAAGGCAGCAGTGAGAAAGCCGCTCTTCAACAGCTGCAGGAGAGATTGAGACGTCTGCGCCTCGCGCTAGAGCCCCTGGTTGTTGGGACGTTGTCGGTTCCTGCCCCATCCACCCATCAGCGTGGCAACCAGGTTGATGCTGACCGGCAACACACGGCCAGTACGGGTGTGTCCGGTGAAGTGAAGCGCAGCAAATACAACGCTCTGATTGAGGCTGTTGGTGGATTGCCAGGCGTTCGCCTTCAGGGAATGACATCTCAGGCGGACGCAAGCGAAGCGGAGCTTGTGCAGCAGCGCCTCACCGTGGCGGCGCTTCGCCGAGGAACGGCGGAGGCGGAAGCGATGGCTGCAGCGATCGGCGTCGCTCGGGTGCGTTTGCTGCGGATCAACCGTCAGGATGCGATGGTGCGTCCCCGTGCGATTGCTCTGGAGACGGCGCGATCAGGATTCAGACCCGGAGAAGCACCAAAACCTGCGCAAACACTGCGTCTGCAGCTGGATTACTGCCTGAGTGATGGATTAGAGGGGAAGGGACTGGTTGGGGTCGTTTAG
- a CDS encoding M10 family metallopeptidase C-terminal domain-containing protein — protein MSSSWHGGRSGYGNYTFQTILHEIGHGLGLGHQGDYNGSASYSSDAKYANDSWQTTMMSYFSQNENTSITATYSFLSSPMAVDWIAFDDLYGPQGFSISNAFTGDTTYGYNTNINSSTSEIFSDLKDWISSTAFTILDGSGTDTFDFSGFSNDQSIDLRSTDESASSLYPSNIAGDIGNLVIAAGTVIEKAIGGSGADTLTGNSANNTLDGSTGADTLTGGAGDDTYVVDSSSDVVTESSGEGTDLIQTSVDFTTASNVENIEITGATARTATGNSANNTLTGNSAASTLIGAAGDDTYVISDATTVVTESSSEGTDLIQASVTYTAPANVEQLTLTGSSNINATGNALDNTLTGNTGNNSIDGSTGDDTLIGGAGDDTYVVDSTSDVVTESSSEGTDLIQASVTYTAPANVEQLTLTGSGHINATGNALANTLIGNSGANRLIGGDANDTLTGGTGADQFQLGGGDDLITDFSAASGDAVGIENGQDYSISQSGSDALISVASVGSVLLQGINAGDFDEETLIVRTDGSGNPSSTAPTLTSATYNDSSGVLALSGSNLPAYAGSSNDIDVSKLTITGGSGITYTLTTGDVELTSATAASITLNSTDQSNLDFLLNKNGTASTQGTTYNIAAADDWAPGADSSADIADLSGNGITVSGISQTPAPTPAPSPSGGGGGGGGGGGGGGGGGAPAPAPAPRRPRTPIPTPAPGPTQPPGPVQPPDPAQPPGPVQPPGPVQPTAPTTRPTRPPGPTKPPTSGPNNEKNIPSLLPDQIATFKPNQIAALPPTTIAILSTQQVKQLSPASISALKPAQLSKFKPDVIGSFTQQQIANIKPSAIKALKPSQLTSMATTLINAMQGKQVRKLTPKTIKALQPTQISKLSTQFVAAMTNKQLRKLPSNNLTPKQLKTLPTKALSKLTPKQFNQLNRKQINALPDAVWNTLNNRQLKALGRALYGTNGSRRLSPNAQRRAIEPLTEPIVIQDPGETWFSVTTDQSTHPQDLQAHDRLALLGLNDPNQSLPL, from the coding sequence GTGTCCTCAAGCTGGCATGGTGGACGCAGTGGCTATGGCAACTACACCTTCCAAACCATTCTGCATGAAATTGGCCACGGATTAGGGCTAGGCCACCAGGGCGATTACAACGGCTCTGCCAGTTACAGCAGCGACGCCAAATACGCCAATGACTCATGGCAAACCACCATGATGTCGTATTTCTCTCAAAATGAGAACACATCAATCACAGCAACTTACTCCTTTTTAAGTTCACCAATGGCGGTGGACTGGATCGCCTTTGATGATTTATACGGTCCACAAGGATTCAGCATCAGCAATGCCTTCACTGGAGACACAACCTATGGATACAACACCAACATTAATTCATCCACGAGTGAGATCTTTTCGGATTTAAAAGATTGGATCAGTTCAACAGCTTTCACCATTCTTGATGGATCAGGAACGGACACTTTTGATTTCAGTGGCTTCAGCAATGACCAATCGATTGATCTCCGATCAACGGATGAATCCGCATCCAGCCTGTATCCCTCCAACATTGCCGGCGACATCGGCAACCTTGTGATTGCTGCAGGCACGGTGATCGAAAAAGCCATCGGTGGTAGTGGTGCAGACACATTGACGGGCAACTCTGCCAACAACACCCTGGATGGCAGTACTGGCGCTGACACGCTGACCGGTGGCGCCGGAGATGACACCTACGTCGTTGATTCCAGCTCGGATGTTGTCACTGAATCCAGCGGCGAAGGGACCGATCTGATCCAAACCTCAGTGGACTTCACCACTGCAAGCAATGTTGAAAATATCGAGATCACCGGCGCAACAGCACGAACGGCCACCGGCAACTCAGCGAACAACACCCTCACAGGAAATTCTGCTGCCAGCACCCTCATTGGAGCGGCTGGAGACGACACCTACGTCATCTCGGATGCCACCACTGTCGTCACTGAATCCTCCTCAGAAGGCACTGATCTGATTCAGGCCTCGGTGACCTATACCGCTCCCGCCAACGTCGAGCAACTCACCCTCACGGGCTCTAGCAACATCAACGCCACTGGCAACGCCCTCGACAACACACTCACCGGCAACACCGGCAACAACTCCATCGATGGCAGCACCGGCGACGACACCCTCATTGGTGGCGCCGGTGATGACACCTACGTCGTTGATTCCACCTCAGACGTTGTCACTGAATCCTCCTCAGAAGGCACCGATCTGATCCAGGCCTCGGTGACCTACACCGCCCCTGCCAACGTCGAGCAACTCACCCTCACGGGCTCCGGCCACATCAACGCCACGGGCAATGCCCTCGCCAACACACTCATCGGCAACAGCGGCGCCAACCGCCTGATCGGCGGCGATGCCAACGACACCCTCACCGGCGGCACCGGTGCCGATCAGTTCCAGCTCGGTGGCGGCGATGACCTGATCACCGACTTCTCCGCTGCAAGCGGAGATGCTGTTGGCATCGAAAACGGCCAGGATTACTCGATCTCCCAGTCCGGGAGTGATGCGCTGATCAGCGTCGCGTCCGTGGGATCGGTTCTGCTGCAGGGCATTAACGCCGGAGACTTCGATGAGGAGACGCTAATTGTGCGGACCGATGGGTCGGGCAACCCCAGCTCAACCGCGCCAACGCTGACATCCGCCACCTACAACGATTCCAGCGGTGTTCTCGCCCTCAGCGGCAGCAACCTGCCCGCCTATGCAGGTTCCAGCAACGACATCGACGTCTCCAAGCTCACCATCACCGGTGGCTCCGGCATCACCTACACCCTCACCACCGGCGACGTTGAGCTGACATCGGCGACAGCCGCCAGCATCACACTCAACAGCACCGATCAGAGCAACCTCGATTTCCTGCTCAATAAGAACGGCACCGCCTCCACCCAAGGCACCACTTACAACATCGCCGCTGCAGATGACTGGGCTCCCGGCGCTGACAGCAGCGCCGACATTGCCGATCTCTCCGGTAACGGCATCACGGTTTCGGGGATTTCTCAAACACCCGCTCCAACCCCCGCACCCTCACCCAGTGGTGGCGGTGGTGGTGGCGGTGGTGGTGGTGGTGGTGGCGGTGGTGGTGGCGCCCCAGCACCGGCACCTGCCCCAAGGCGACCGCGAACTCCCATACCCACTCCGGCTCCTGGTCCCACACAGCCACCTGGCCCCGTACAGCCACCTGATCCCGCACAGCCACCTGGCCCCGTACAGCCACCTGGCCCCGTACAGCCGACAGCACCGACTACTAGGCCTACACGGCCTCCTGGCCCCACCAAGCCACCCACTTCGGGCCCAAACAACGAAAAAAACATCCCATCCCTGCTGCCTGATCAGATCGCCACGTTCAAGCCAAACCAAATTGCAGCCCTGCCGCCTACAACCATTGCCATCCTGAGCACTCAGCAGGTGAAACAGCTGAGCCCCGCCAGCATCAGCGCGCTCAAGCCTGCGCAACTATCGAAATTCAAGCCTGACGTGATCGGCAGCTTCACTCAGCAACAGATCGCCAACATCAAACCGAGCGCCATCAAAGCTCTCAAACCCTCTCAGCTCACAAGCATGGCAACCACGCTGATCAACGCCATGCAGGGAAAGCAGGTGCGCAAACTGACGCCCAAAACCATCAAAGCCCTGCAACCAACACAGATCAGCAAACTCTCCACTCAGTTCGTCGCAGCGATGACCAACAAACAGCTGCGCAAACTGCCCTCCAACAATCTCACCCCCAAACAGCTCAAAACCCTCCCCACAAAGGCACTCAGCAAGCTCACCCCAAAGCAGTTCAATCAGCTCAATCGCAAGCAGATCAACGCCTTGCCCGATGCCGTTTGGAACACGCTCAACAACCGGCAGCTCAAAGCACTAGGTCGTGCCTTGTACGGAACCAATGGATCCAGGCGCCTCAGTCCCAACGCCCAACGCAGGGCAATCGAGCCCCTCACAGAGCCGATCGTCATCCAGGATCCAGGTGAAACCTGGTTCTCAGTCACAACAGACCAATCAACACACCCGCAGGATCTGCAAGCCCACGATCGTCTTGCTCTGCTGGGCCTAAACGACCCCAACCAGTCCCTTCCCCTCTAA
- a CDS encoding FAD-dependent oxidoreductase, translating into MTTPADLPQTTSVVIIGGGMAGLSCAAALARHGIGDVVLLEAKTLAHAGASSFGETRMFREMYSDPVLCRLAQEANRLWRQEEVLAGEPLRETHGLLFYGESWDEETIEGSIPGARRVMDDQGIPYEALSAEEIKTRFPLNPKPDFTGLFEPTAGAVRSDKVIAHWIRTARKAGHRLVEHCPVAGIDPDGAGITLENGHHISAGQVVVTSGIWSQLLLAPLGLAPKLEVWPMLWAHYTVDPALADRYPQWFCFQQERGDDGGLYYGFPVLSHTADGRPRIKAGIDWAPEVLRVAEPNAMATEPPPRLVELLDTFLFNEVEGIQERVETVISPYSMTSDVNFILDRLTPTLSLFAGGSGQAFKFAPLIGDSLARLASGNTPAVDLSCWSHQRKAVRL; encoded by the coding sequence ATGACCACTCCTGCGGACCTGCCTCAGACAACCTCCGTTGTGATCATCGGCGGAGGAATGGCTGGCCTCAGCTGTGCCGCTGCTCTGGCACGCCACGGCATCGGTGATGTCGTCCTTCTCGAGGCCAAAACCCTGGCCCACGCCGGTGCCAGCAGCTTCGGCGAAACCCGGATGTTCCGGGAGATGTATTCCGATCCAGTGCTTTGCCGGCTAGCTCAGGAAGCCAACCGGCTATGGCGACAGGAAGAGGTCCTGGCGGGTGAACCCCTGCGCGAAACGCATGGTCTCCTCTTCTATGGCGAAAGCTGGGATGAAGAAACCATCGAGGGGTCGATTCCCGGTGCTCGCCGGGTGATGGACGACCAGGGCATCCCCTATGAAGCCCTCAGTGCTGAAGAGATCAAGACACGGTTTCCCCTGAACCCGAAACCGGACTTCACCGGACTCTTCGAGCCCACTGCCGGCGCGGTACGTAGCGACAAGGTGATCGCCCACTGGATCCGCACAGCTCGAAAGGCGGGGCATCGCCTGGTCGAACACTGCCCTGTGGCAGGCATTGATCCGGATGGCGCGGGCATCACCCTCGAGAACGGCCATCACATCAGCGCTGGCCAGGTTGTGGTGACCAGCGGCATCTGGAGTCAGCTGCTATTGGCTCCGTTGGGGCTGGCACCGAAACTCGAGGTCTGGCCAATGCTCTGGGCCCACTACACCGTCGATCCAGCCCTGGCCGATCGCTATCCCCAGTGGTTCTGCTTCCAGCAGGAACGCGGCGACGACGGTGGCTTGTATTACGGCTTCCCCGTTCTCAGCCACACGGCTGATGGCCGACCGCGGATCAAAGCCGGAATCGACTGGGCTCCGGAGGTGCTCCGCGTAGCCGAGCCCAATGCCATGGCCACCGAGCCGCCTCCACGGCTCGTGGAACTGCTCGACACCTTCCTGTTCAACGAAGTGGAAGGCATTCAAGAACGGGTCGAAACCGTGATCAGTCCTTACTCAATGACGAGCGATGTGAATTTCATCCTCGATCGACTGACACCAACTCTGAGCTTGTTTGCTGGCGGATCCGGCCAAGCCTTCAAGTTCGCCCCGTTGATCGGCGACTCTCTGGCCCGTCTTGCCAGCGGAAACACGCCTGCTGTTGATCTGTCCTGCTGGAGCCACCAGCGCAAAGCCGTTCGTCTCTAA
- a CDS encoding Glu/Leu/Phe/Val dehydrogenase dimerization domain-containing protein: MATKTQPSPNISVLAEHVSEHLSVFVVAEDTNSERPANGGLRLLNYPTDAACIADGERLAGLMTYKHDLYGTGFAGGKIVARAKEPGAVKDELISITAELLQSLEGSMITGCDLNTSLEDMERLTALTPHVLAAVGSPVDASAATAHGTLGAVEAALNAELKDAKPGRVLVHGCGAVGGTVARTLARHGWTVFTVDLSRERAAVPGATPLPQGCPWWQLKLDLLVPCSISGLITAEMTRAIRTSAVVPAANAPFQHPQLAEELRQRGIQVLPDPLVNAGAVIADSIERFSPEAWKDAGPEEVYAFVRGEVRQRAMNFLEQRKQGISVSEALVHVAAERSNDPIGLSFGELL; the protein is encoded by the coding sequence ATGGCAACGAAGACCCAACCGAGCCCGAACATTTCGGTGCTGGCCGAACACGTCTCCGAGCACCTGTCGGTGTTCGTGGTTGCCGAGGACACCAATTCCGAACGGCCTGCAAACGGTGGGCTACGCCTGCTGAATTACCCGACGGATGCGGCCTGTATCGCCGATGGGGAACGCCTGGCGGGGCTGATGACGTACAAGCACGATCTCTATGGAACCGGCTTCGCAGGCGGAAAGATCGTGGCGCGAGCCAAGGAACCGGGAGCCGTCAAGGACGAGCTGATCAGCATCACCGCTGAATTGCTGCAGTCCCTGGAGGGCTCGATGATCACCGGTTGCGATCTGAACACCAGCCTGGAGGACATGGAGCGCCTGACGGCGCTCACCCCACATGTTCTGGCTGCGGTGGGCAGCCCTGTTGACGCCAGTGCCGCCACCGCCCATGGCACCCTCGGCGCCGTTGAAGCGGCTCTCAACGCGGAACTCAAAGATGCCAAGCCAGGTCGCGTTCTGGTGCATGGCTGCGGCGCCGTGGGCGGCACGGTGGCGCGCACGCTTGCGCGCCACGGCTGGACAGTGTTCACCGTGGATCTCAGCCGAGAGCGAGCAGCCGTTCCTGGCGCAACACCCCTGCCTCAGGGATGCCCCTGGTGGCAACTCAAGCTGGATCTTTTGGTGCCCTGCTCGATTTCCGGCCTGATCACAGCCGAGATGACGAGAGCTATTCGTACATCTGCCGTCGTACCGGCCGCCAATGCTCCTTTTCAGCACCCACAACTCGCGGAGGAACTTCGTCAGCGCGGGATCCAGGTGCTGCCTGACCCGCTGGTGAATGCCGGTGCGGTGATCGCCGATTCGATCGAACGCTTCTCACCTGAGGCCTGGAAAGATGCTGGTCCTGAAGAGGTTTATGCGTTCGTGCGAGGCGAAGTGCGTCAGCGAGCCATGAACTTCTTGGAGCAACGGAAGCAGGGAATCTCCGTCAGCGAAGCCCTCGTCCATGTGGCAGCGGAACGATCCAACGACCCGATTGGGCTCAGTTTCGGAGAACTTCTATGA
- a CDS encoding SAM-dependent methyltransferase, with the protein MAIAMTTGYSAQTEGALLCIEAASDWALTCVNHMGVSDSHVLIDYGAADGGTAVGLWNQVLDRLHANQPDAHLTLIGNDLPSNDNIALAENLALQIPRTPKPTVLVSARSFYEPSVAPNTVGFGFSATAMHWLSASPGPLDSHTHVLASGDADALERFTAQAMKDWNHILELRSRELTVGGRLLTVNLSRDGEGRYLGHNGGRTRNVHDQLHQIWRGMADEGLINDEQYRNGTILNFYKSPEEFMAPLKDESSAAYRNGLRLVDERTVYVTCPYRRRWDKDGDTAAFAAGLMATIRSWSRHSFAGAAGDAAADMVFARLQQRIAEAPNEWSLDYVEHHQMMEKVA; encoded by the coding sequence ATGGCCATCGCCATGACCACGGGTTACAGCGCACAGACCGAGGGCGCTCTTCTGTGCATCGAAGCCGCCTCTGACTGGGCCTTGACTTGTGTCAATCACATGGGTGTCTCTGACAGCCATGTTCTGATCGATTACGGAGCCGCCGATGGAGGAACGGCTGTCGGACTCTGGAACCAGGTGCTGGATCGCCTGCACGCAAACCAGCCTGATGCGCATCTGACATTGATTGGCAACGACTTGCCGAGCAATGACAACATCGCGCTGGCGGAGAACCTGGCGCTTCAGATCCCCCGTACTCCAAAGCCCACGGTGCTAGTGAGTGCCCGCAGCTTCTATGAGCCCTCCGTGGCTCCAAACACGGTGGGCTTTGGCTTTTCCGCCACGGCGATGCACTGGCTCAGTGCTTCACCGGGGCCACTCGACAGCCACACCCACGTGCTGGCCTCTGGCGATGCGGATGCTTTGGAGCGTTTCACCGCCCAGGCGATGAAGGACTGGAACCACATCCTTGAACTGCGCAGCCGTGAACTCACCGTGGGCGGCCGCCTGCTGACAGTGAACCTCTCCCGCGACGGAGAAGGGCGTTATCTCGGCCACAACGGCGGCCGAACCCGCAATGTTCATGACCAGCTTCATCAGATCTGGCGCGGCATGGCCGATGAGGGCTTGATCAACGACGAGCAGTACCGCAACGGCACCATTCTGAACTTCTACAAATCTCCAGAGGAGTTCATGGCTCCCTTGAAAGACGAGAGCAGCGCCGCATACCGCAACGGTCTGCGGTTGGTGGATGAGCGGACTGTCTATGTGACCTGCCCCTACCGCCGGCGCTGGGACAAAGACGGAGACACTGCAGCATTTGCCGCCGGCCTGATGGCGACGATCCGCAGCTGGAGCCGCCACAGCTTTGCTGGTGCTGCCGGTGATGCAGCTGCAGACATGGTTTTTGCTCGGCTGCAGCAACGCATCGCCGAGGCCCCCAACGAGTGGAGTCTCGACTATGTCGAGCACCATCAGATGATGGAGAAAGTGGCCTGA